A single genomic interval of Geitlerinema sp. PCC 9228 harbors:
- the yqeK gene encoding bis(5'-nucleosyl)-tetraphosphatase (symmetrical) YqeK — protein MDLKSNEKEYNRMRDEVLAWLAENVPQPRIRHILGVEQMATDLAVAHHLNSRQAAAAGLLHDLAKYFPGDRLLEMAGAEGLEIDPILRENPHLLHADVSAIVARDRFGVRDETILEAVRNHTLGKPNMDALSCVVFLADSLEPGRGDTPQLEYLRSLSYQSLLQAVWATCDASIQHMLKTHRTIHPRTLETRNWSMSAAKKEKQRQKVREKSA, from the coding sequence GTGGATTTAAAAAGCAACGAAAAGGAGTACAACCGAATGCGGGATGAGGTGCTGGCTTGGTTGGCGGAGAATGTTCCCCAGCCAAGAATTCGCCATATTCTCGGGGTCGAGCAAATGGCTACTGATTTGGCAGTGGCACACCACCTCAATAGTCGCCAAGCAGCGGCAGCTGGGTTGTTACACGACCTGGCGAAGTATTTTCCTGGCGATCGCTTGTTGGAAATGGCCGGTGCGGAAGGGTTGGAAATCGACCCGATTTTGCGGGAAAATCCCCATTTGCTCCATGCCGATGTGAGTGCCATTGTAGCGCGCGATCGCTTTGGGGTGCGCGACGAAACCATTTTGGAAGCCGTTCGCAACCACACCCTGGGCAAACCTAATATGGATGCTTTGAGCTGCGTGGTGTTTTTGGCGGATAGCTTGGAACCGGGTCGCGGCGATACGCCCCAATTGGAGTATCTGCGATCGCTTAGCTATCAAAGCCTCTTGCAAGCCGTTTGGGCGACTTGCGATGCTTCCATCCAACACATGCTCAAAACCCATCGTACCATTCACCCGCGTACGTTAGAAACTCGCAACTGGTCGATGTCAGCGGCCAAAAAAGAAAAACAACGGCAAAAGGTCCGCGAAAAATCGGCTTAA
- the crtE gene encoding geranylgeranyl diphosphate synthase CrtE, protein MVSRKVANFDLSTYMAQRKAWVEEALDRSLQIGQPETIYESMRYSLLAGGKRLRPILCLATCELAAGTVEMAMPTACALEMIHTMSLVHDDLPAMDNDDYRRGQLTNHKVYGDDIAILAGDGLLAYAFEYIATQTQSVPAERLVRVIAQVARAVGAAGLVGGQVVDLESEGKLDISVDTLNFIHRHKTGALLEACVLSGATLAGASEADLRRLSVYAQNIGLAFQIVDDILDVTATQEALGKTAGKDVTAKKATYPGLWGLEASKQEAIALVEAAKEQLEPFDERAHPLAAIADFITTRSY, encoded by the coding sequence ATGGTATCCAGGAAAGTTGCCAATTTCGATCTATCAACGTACATGGCACAACGAAAGGCGTGGGTAGAAGAGGCCTTAGACCGGTCGCTGCAAATCGGCCAGCCGGAAACAATTTACGAGTCCATGCGCTATTCCTTGCTGGCAGGAGGCAAACGCTTGCGACCCATTCTGTGCCTGGCTACCTGCGAGTTGGCTGCGGGAACTGTGGAGATGGCGATGCCCACAGCTTGTGCCTTGGAAATGATTCACACCATGTCTTTAGTCCACGACGATTTGCCGGCTATGGATAACGATGACTACCGGCGGGGGCAGCTCACCAACCATAAGGTATATGGGGATGATATTGCCATTTTGGCAGGAGATGGTCTGCTGGCTTATGCTTTTGAATATATTGCCACGCAAACGCAAAGCGTACCGGCCGAGCGGTTGGTGCGGGTAATTGCCCAAGTAGCGCGTGCTGTTGGGGCTGCCGGTCTGGTGGGCGGTCAAGTGGTGGATTTGGAATCTGAGGGCAAACTGGATATTTCCGTGGATACCCTCAATTTTATCCACCGCCACAAAACCGGGGCTTTGTTGGAAGCCTGTGTGCTTTCCGGGGCGACCCTGGCGGGGGCCAGCGAAGCGGATTTGCGCCGGTTGTCGGTGTACGCCCAAAATATCGGCTTGGCTTTTCAGATTGTGGACGATATTCTGGATGTTACGGCCACGCAAGAAGCTTTGGGGAAAACCGCTGGCAAGGATGTGACAGCGAAAAAGGCCACCTATCCTGGTTTGTGGGGATTGGAAGCCTCCAAACAAGAAGCGATCGCGCTGGTCGAAGCCGCCAAGGAGCAACTAGAACCGTTTGACGAACGCGCCCACCCCCTCGCAGCGATTGCAGATTTTATTACCACCCGCAGTTACTAA
- a CDS encoding DUF6464 family protein, whose translation MKVASLPTEVILTKSSQSLGKIHLDWMPQPGHYLNLEGETYAVLERRHRYQLKSGRYRLDRIALYVQSAPGSPVERSFTNGRWVLGDATCRYNAGSEIIRCAVNPEGPCQQCHYYEPKDASTSS comes from the coding sequence ATGAAAGTAGCGTCTTTGCCTACCGAAGTTATTTTGACAAAATCCTCCCAATCTTTGGGCAAAATTCACCTAGACTGGATGCCCCAACCCGGTCACTATCTCAATCTAGAAGGGGAAACCTACGCCGTTCTAGAACGGCGGCATCGCTACCAGTTAAAATCCGGTCGCTACCGGCTCGATCGAATTGCTCTGTACGTACAATCTGCACCCGGATCGCCTGTCGAAAGAAGCTTTACCAACGGTCGCTGGGTTCTCGGAGATGCCACCTGCCGCTACAATGCCGGCTCGGAAATTATTCGCTGTGCAGTGAATCCAGAAGGACCGTGCCAACAATGTCACTATTATGAACCCAAGGATGCCTCCACATCCTCCTAA
- a CDS encoding divergent PAP2 family protein, whose product MYHFSVLNVFQNRVLVVAVVACIAAQVSKFLVDWLKNGKPNWHVLVETGGMPSSHSALVTSLAAGVGQTAGWSSMEFAIAAIFAAIVMYDATGIRRAAGKQAKILNQMIELFQQEEHEFSEDKLKELLGHTPFQVLVGSVLGLAVSWIAAPTY is encoded by the coding sequence ATGTATCATTTCAGCGTTTTAAACGTTTTCCAAAATCGCGTCTTGGTGGTGGCGGTGGTTGCCTGCATCGCTGCTCAGGTATCCAAGTTTTTGGTGGATTGGTTGAAAAACGGCAAGCCCAACTGGCACGTTTTGGTGGAAACCGGCGGCATGCCCAGTTCCCATTCAGCTTTGGTAACGTCTCTGGCAGCAGGCGTGGGACAAACGGCTGGCTGGAGCAGTATGGAATTTGCGATCGCGGCTATCTTCGCTGCCATTGTCATGTACGACGCTACGGGGATTCGGCGTGCCGCCGGCAAACAAGCCAAAATTCTCAATCAAATGATTGAGCTATTCCAACAAGAGGAACACGAATTCAGCGAAGACAAACTCAAAGAACTGCTCGGACACACACCTTTCCAAGTTTTGGTAGGATCGGTATTGGGTCTGGCCGTTTCTTGGATAGCAGCCCCCACGTACTAA
- a CDS encoding nitronate monooxygenase family protein yields MTFRTLPSLQIGNHQARYPIIQGGMGIRISGASLASAVANAGGIGIISAVGLGFNSPYYDSNRRRGNFFEANKKALIDEIQKARQLSPHGIIGVNILVAARDYPDLAETAAANGADVIIAGAGLPLQLPEYTAEHPEVALVPIVSGVRAAQILCRKWKRNYGRLPDGLIVECPKTAGGHLGAKYEDLDSEALNTERVIPELATYLREQVKAEIPVIAAGGIWDREDIDRMLAKGANGVQMGTRFITTEECDAHPRYKEFHLQARPEDVTIVPSPVGLPGRALRNAFAEAAIAGSEDLEKRCIANCLKTCACRERKETYCIIRVLDRAARGDVENGLVFAGANAGRAQRIVPVAELMAELVGAHSQSSSTA; encoded by the coding sequence ATGACATTTCGTACATTACCTTCCTTACAAATTGGCAATCACCAAGCGCGCTATCCCATTATCCAGGGAGGCATGGGAATTCGGATTTCCGGTGCCTCCCTAGCGAGTGCGGTGGCCAATGCTGGCGGTATCGGGATTATTTCAGCGGTGGGGTTGGGATTTAACTCTCCCTACTACGACAGCAACCGCCGCCGAGGCAATTTTTTCGAGGCTAACAAAAAAGCGTTAATTGACGAAATTCAAAAAGCACGCCAGCTCAGTCCCCATGGCATCATTGGCGTGAATATCTTGGTAGCGGCGCGCGACTATCCGGATTTGGCGGAAACAGCGGCGGCGAACGGTGCGGATGTTATTATTGCCGGTGCTGGGTTGCCGTTGCAGCTACCGGAGTACACGGCCGAGCATCCAGAAGTGGCTTTGGTGCCCATTGTGTCGGGGGTCAGAGCGGCGCAAATTCTTTGCCGCAAGTGGAAGCGCAACTACGGACGTCTGCCGGATGGTTTGATTGTCGAGTGTCCGAAAACCGCTGGCGGTCATTTGGGTGCGAAGTACGAGGATTTGGATTCGGAAGCGTTGAATACCGAACGGGTGATTCCGGAGTTGGCAACGTACCTGCGGGAACAGGTGAAGGCGGAGATTCCGGTTATTGCTGCTGGTGGTATTTGGGACCGTGAAGATATCGATCGCATGTTGGCGAAAGGGGCCAATGGCGTACAGATGGGCACCCGTTTTATTACTACGGAAGAATGCGATGCGCATCCGCGATATAAGGAGTTTCACTTGCAGGCGCGTCCGGAAGATGTGACGATTGTACCTTCGCCGGTGGGATTGCCGGGAAGGGCCTTGCGCAATGCGTTTGCTGAAGCAGCGATCGCGGGGTCTGAAGACTTGGAAAAACGCTGCATTGCTAACTGTTTGAAGACCTGTGCCTGCCGCGAACGTAAGGAAACTTATTGTATTATCCGCGTTTTGGATCGAGCCGCACGGGGAGATGTGGAAAATGGTTTGGTCTTTGCTGGAGCGAATGCCGGACGGGCGCAACGGATCGTTCCCGTGGCAGAATTGATGGCAGAGTTGGTGGGTGCCCACTCCCAATCCAGCTCCACAGCTTAG
- a CDS encoding CGLD27 family protein: MAPERSVEFCPVPTEQQPLNEYQQLQSSWFYRWATQTPGAYIRKAIWIWGGSWMVFGPVAAASYPPQEDPAHFFLASSGGAGFLLLLVWLRLYLGWKYVRDRLVKSRIEYEESGWYDGQSWTKTPEMQVRDRLLADYQIQPLLRRMHQTFRYWGLLFLAGGIAWNFL, translated from the coding sequence ATGGCACCAGAACGTTCTGTGGAATTTTGTCCGGTTCCTACCGAACAACAGCCCCTCAACGAGTACCAACAACTACAATCGTCCTGGTTTTACCGTTGGGCTACCCAAACCCCAGGCGCCTATATCAGAAAAGCCATCTGGATTTGGGGGGGCAGTTGGATGGTTTTTGGACCGGTGGCGGCGGCTAGCTATCCCCCACAAGAGGATCCGGCGCATTTTTTTCTGGCATCTTCGGGGGGAGCGGGGTTTCTACTACTGTTGGTGTGGCTGCGCCTGTATCTGGGTTGGAAATACGTGCGCGATCGCTTGGTCAAATCGCGGATAGAATACGAAGAGTCGGGGTGGTACGACGGCCAGTCTTGGACCAAAACCCCGGAAATGCAAGTGCGCGATCGCTTGTTGGCAGACTATCAAATTCAACCCCTATTGCGGCGAATGCACCAAACCTTCCGATACTGGGGATTGCTCTTTCTGGCAGGGGGGATAGCCTGGAATTTCTTGTAG
- the folD gene encoding bifunctional methylenetetrahydrofolate dehydrogenase/methenyltetrahydrofolate cyclohydrolase FolD, with translation MDVSSARILDGKGLAKKIQAEIGTRVAEIRAGGQRPPGLAVLMVGEDPASATYVRNKEKACDRLGIASFGRHFPTETTQEELESAIATLNQDPQVDGILVQLPLPDHLNAVQALYQIDPQKDVDGLHPTNMGHLLRGEPGLRSCTPSGVMRLLQEYKIEPQGKRAVVVGRSILVGKPMSLMLLDANATVTMAHSRTQDLASLTREADILVAAVGRPLMFGADAVKPGATIIDVGINRVYDEQAGKARLIGDVDFAAVQEKASYITPVPGGIGPMTVTMLLHNTLESYLHRTGAASS, from the coding sequence ATGGATGTATCTTCGGCTCGCATTTTAGACGGCAAAGGATTGGCGAAGAAAATCCAAGCAGAAATCGGCACCCGTGTGGCAGAAATTCGGGCCGGGGGGCAGCGTCCCCCCGGACTGGCCGTGTTGATGGTGGGAGAAGACCCCGCCAGCGCCACCTATGTCCGCAATAAAGAGAAAGCTTGCGATCGCCTGGGTATTGCTTCCTTTGGTCGTCATTTTCCCACAGAAACCACCCAAGAAGAACTGGAATCCGCGATCGCGACCCTCAACCAAGACCCCCAGGTAGATGGCATTTTGGTGCAATTGCCGCTTCCCGACCACCTCAATGCCGTACAAGCCCTCTACCAAATCGACCCGCAAAAGGACGTTGATGGCTTACATCCCACCAACATGGGTCATTTACTGCGGGGAGAACCAGGTTTGCGCAGCTGTACCCCTTCTGGCGTCATGCGGTTGTTGCAAGAATATAAGATCGAGCCCCAAGGCAAACGGGCCGTGGTGGTTGGACGCAGTATTTTGGTGGGCAAACCCATGTCCTTAATGCTGCTAGACGCCAACGCCACGGTGACCATGGCCCATTCTCGCACCCAAGATTTAGCCAGTTTGACCCGCGAGGCTGATATCCTGGTAGCAGCAGTGGGTCGTCCGCTGATGTTTGGGGCTGACGCCGTCAAACCGGGGGCTACAATCATTGATGTGGGCATCAACCGCGTCTACGACGAACAAGCCGGCAAAGCCCGATTGATTGGCGATGTCGATTTTGCAGCTGTTCAAGAAAAAGCCAGCTATATCACGCCGGTTCCTGGTGGCATCGGTCCCATGACAGTTACGATGCTGCTACACAATACATTGGAAAGTTACCTCCACCGCACCGGCGCGGCCTCCTCCTAA
- the acsF gene encoding magnesium-protoporphyrin IX monomethyl ester (oxidative) cyclase: protein MVNTLPKENPQGSTPNVKVPQKETVFTPRFYTTDFDAMAAMDLSSQEDELRAILEELRADYNRDHFQRDEEFNQSWDHLDPETRQTFIDFLERSCTSEFSGFLLFKELSRRLKNRNPLLAEAFHLLARDEARHSGFLNKCMSDFNLSLDLRHMTKTRKYTFFKPEWVIYAVYLSEKIGYWRYITIYRHLEKHPEWRFYPLFSYFKRWCQDENRHGDFFNALLRSQGKLYNNWKARLWARFFLLTVFVTHSVTVHERDTFYTSVGLDPTEFDRHVIRKTNETSARAFPVILDVDHPQFFPRMQKCCTLNQKMAAIDQSHRPKAIKWLQKLPLAASMLGHVVRMYFIKPIYVEPQRGIAK, encoded by the coding sequence GTGGTGAATACGCTACCAAAAGAAAATCCCCAAGGATCCACGCCTAACGTGAAAGTTCCTCAGAAAGAAACCGTCTTTACCCCCCGCTTTTACACCACCGACTTCGACGCCATGGCGGCGATGGATTTATCCTCCCAGGAAGACGAGTTGCGTGCGATCCTCGAAGAACTGCGCGCCGATTACAACCGCGACCACTTCCAACGGGATGAAGAATTCAACCAATCCTGGGACCATCTAGACCCCGAAACCCGCCAAACCTTCATTGACTTTCTGGAACGCTCCTGTACTTCCGAATTTTCTGGCTTTCTCCTGTTCAAAGAACTATCCCGACGCCTCAAAAATAGAAATCCCCTACTCGCAGAAGCCTTTCATTTGCTGGCGCGGGATGAAGCGCGGCATTCCGGATTTCTCAACAAATGCATGAGCGATTTTAACCTTTCCCTAGATTTGCGCCACATGACCAAAACGCGCAAATACACCTTTTTCAAACCGGAATGGGTGATTTACGCCGTCTATCTATCGGAAAAAATCGGCTATTGGCGCTACATTACCATTTATCGCCACCTGGAAAAACATCCCGAATGGCGCTTTTATCCGCTATTTAGCTATTTCAAACGTTGGTGTCAGGATGAAAACCGCCACGGAGATTTCTTTAACGCCTTGTTGCGATCGCAGGGCAAACTGTACAACAATTGGAAAGCGAGATTGTGGGCGCGTTTCTTCCTGCTCACTGTCTTTGTCACCCACAGCGTCACCGTACACGAACGAGACACCTTTTACACCAGCGTAGGACTCGATCCCACCGAATTCGACCGCCACGTCATTCGCAAAACCAACGAAACCTCAGCGCGTGCTTTCCCCGTCATTCTCGACGTGGACCATCCCCAATTTTTCCCACGAATGCAAAAATGCTGCACCCTGAACCAAAAAATGGCTGCCATCGACCAAAGCCACCGACCCAAAGCCATTAAATGGTTGCAAAAGCTGCCTCTAGCTGCCTCCATGTTGGGTCACGTGGTGCGCATGTATTTCATCAAACCCATTTATGTAGAACCCCAACGAGGAATTGCCAAGTAA
- the hemN gene encoding oxygen-independent coproporphyrinogen III oxidase, translating into MGVLSQTVQFHPDLLKKYDRPAPRYTSYPTAPMFSQEFDVADLHQAIATGNQQKSPISLYCHIPFCESACYFCGCNTIITRNRRIVPPYLDRVFQNIDQIASLVDSQRQVTQMHWGGGTPNYLNLHQIKKLWSKFRDSFQFTEDAEISIEISPRYVDRNYIFFLRDLGFNRISFGIQDFNQQVQEAINRIQPEEMLFDVMSWIREAGFDSANVDLVYGLPHQTLATFGDTLEKTLGLDPNRIAVFSFAYVPWMKPVQKNIPTEALPSAEEKLDILKLTIEKLTNGGYRFIGMDHFAKPEDELAIAQEQGKLHRNFQGYTTQEEADLLAFGATSISMLDDVYVQNHKTLKEYYQAIDNGEIPIAKGVKLKPEDKIRRDAIKQIMANFTLDKNAFSQRHNLDFDSYFADVNEQLQEFVEDGLVVNSPEKIQVTPAGRLLVRNVAALFDAYLNQDLKPRLSQAV; encoded by the coding sequence ATGGGAGTACTATCGCAAACCGTTCAATTTCATCCCGATTTATTAAAAAAATACGATCGTCCGGCCCCCCGCTACACCAGCTATCCAACAGCGCCTATGTTTTCCCAGGAGTTTGACGTAGCGGATCTACACCAAGCGATCGCAACGGGAAACCAACAGAAATCACCCATTTCCCTGTACTGCCACATTCCCTTCTGTGAGAGTGCCTGTTATTTTTGCGGCTGCAATACCATTATCACCAGAAACCGCCGCATTGTCCCTCCCTATCTAGACCGCGTTTTCCAAAACATCGACCAAATCGCCTCTTTGGTGGATTCCCAACGGCAAGTTACCCAAATGCACTGGGGAGGGGGAACGCCAAACTATCTCAATCTCCATCAAATTAAAAAGCTTTGGAGCAAGTTTCGCGACAGCTTTCAATTTACTGAGGATGCGGAAATTTCCATTGAAATTAGTCCCCGGTACGTAGATAGAAATTATATTTTCTTCCTGCGGGATTTGGGATTCAATCGCATCAGCTTCGGCATTCAAGATTTCAACCAGCAAGTGCAAGAAGCCATCAACCGTATCCAGCCAGAAGAGATGCTGTTTGATGTGATGTCTTGGATTCGGGAAGCTGGTTTCGATAGTGCCAATGTGGATTTGGTCTATGGCTTACCTCACCAAACCCTGGCCACCTTTGGGGATACCCTAGAGAAAACTCTGGGTTTGGATCCCAATCGCATTGCGGTCTTTAGCTTTGCCTACGTTCCCTGGATGAAACCAGTTCAGAAGAACATTCCCACCGAGGCGCTACCTTCAGCGGAGGAAAAATTGGATATTCTCAAATTGACGATTGAGAAATTAACCAATGGGGGATATCGTTTTATTGGCATGGACCACTTTGCCAAGCCGGAAGACGAACTCGCGATCGCACAGGAACAAGGCAAACTGCATCGCAACTTCCAGGGATACACCACCCAAGAAGAGGCCGATTTGCTAGCCTTCGGTGCCACCTCCATCAGCATGCTAGACGATGTCTACGTGCAAAACCACAAAACCCTGAAAGAGTACTACCAAGCGATCGACAATGGTGAAATTCCCATTGCCAAAGGTGTGAAATTAAAACCAGAGGATAAAATCCGTCGCGATGCCATCAAGCAAATCATGGCCAACTTCACCCTGGATAAAAATGCCTTTTCCCAACGGCACAATCTAGACTTCGACAGTTATTTTGCCGATGTCAACGAGCAACTGCAGGAATTTGTAGAAGACGGTTTGGTGGTGAACTCGCCGGAGAAAATTCAGGTTACCCCGGCCGGTCGCTTGCTGGTACGCAATGTAGCAGCTTTGTTTGATGCCTATCTCAACCAAGATTTGAAACCACGCCTCTCGCAAGCGGTTTAA
- a CDS encoding pentapeptide repeat-containing protein, with amino-acid sequence MDAAAILKQYLNGQKSFRGSILREIDLIEVTLSGADFSEADLRQARLGKSDFSGANFQKANLSEALLWGTDFQEANLGAAVMREADLSNAKLVRTHLETANLSKAILCGANFTGANLFRAMLFEVDLRSTSDQRTDLGFANLKNTDLSYAHISGASLCEVQLDGAHLYRANLGVERLRDDFPTDLRGASLRNADLSYADLSGALLIGANLEGADLTGTLLEDAQLQGAIAPDGTIYR; translated from the coding sequence ATGGATGCGGCGGCAATTCTCAAGCAATATTTAAACGGTCAAAAAAGTTTTCGCGGCAGCATTCTGCGGGAAATTGACTTAATTGAGGTGACCCTGAGCGGTGCTGACTTTAGCGAGGCAGATTTGCGCCAGGCTCGTTTGGGCAAAAGCGATTTTAGCGGGGCTAACTTCCAAAAAGCCAACCTCAGCGAGGCACTGTTGTGGGGGACGGATTTTCAAGAGGCCAATCTTGGGGCGGCGGTCATGCGGGAAGCCGACTTGAGCAATGCCAAGTTGGTGCGCACCCATTTAGAAACTGCCAACTTAAGTAAGGCTATTCTCTGCGGTGCCAATTTTACTGGAGCGAATTTGTTTCGAGCCATGCTTTTTGAAGTGGATTTGCGGTCCACCTCCGACCAGCGGACGGATTTGGGATTTGCGAATTTAAAAAACACCGATCTCAGCTACGCTCATATTAGTGGGGCTTCTCTGTGCGAAGTACAGCTCGATGGCGCTCACTTGTACCGTGCTAACTTGGGAGTGGAACGCCTGCGGGACGATTTTCCCACGGATTTGAGGGGGGCCAGCCTCAGAAATGCTGACCTGAGTTATGCTGACCTTAGCGGTGCCCTTTTAATCGGTGCCAATTTAGAAGGTGCCGATTTAACTGGAACGCTGCTCGAAGATGCGCAGTTGCAAGGTGCGATCGCACCGGATGGAACGATCTATCGCTAG
- a CDS encoding glycosyltransferase family 4 protein, translated as MRIVIYSYNYHPEPIGIAPLMTELAEGLVRRGHQVRVITGMPNYPQRQIYSDYRGKFYLVEPRQGVRVQRSYVWVRSDPGLLDRILLDGSFVVSSLPQAFNGWRPDLVFATVPPLPVCLPATLLRWIYRCPLVLNVQDILPDGAIQVGLLKNSFLIGVFRILEKFAYRHASKISVIADGFTDNLLNKQVPPQKLVQIPNWVDVNFIRPLSQAESAFRRENQLQGKFVVLYSGNIALTQGLETVVAAAAQLQDLPDVRFVIVGEAKALETLKQEYQPGTNVLLRPFQPREMLPDMLAAADVGLVVQKRNISFNMPSKIPVILASGRAIVGSVSANGSAAQAIRRSGGGLVVEPENPAALAGGIRELYANREKTAYLGRQGREYAVAQYSFDRALREYEGLFSQLIPG; from the coding sequence ATGCGTATTGTCATCTATTCTTACAATTACCATCCCGAACCCATTGGCATCGCCCCGTTGATGACCGAACTAGCAGAAGGATTGGTTCGCCGGGGGCACCAAGTACGGGTCATTACCGGCATGCCCAACTATCCCCAACGGCAAATTTATTCCGACTATCGCGGTAAGTTCTATCTGGTGGAACCAAGGCAAGGTGTCCGGGTACAGCGCAGCTATGTCTGGGTCCGTTCGGATCCGGGTCTGCTCGACCGGATTCTTTTAGACGGTAGCTTTGTGGTTTCCAGTTTGCCGCAAGCGTTCAACGGGTGGCGTCCCGATTTGGTATTTGCGACGGTGCCTCCTTTACCGGTTTGCCTGCCAGCAACGTTACTGCGATGGATTTACCGCTGTCCTTTGGTGCTTAACGTACAAGATATTTTGCCCGATGGGGCGATTCAAGTGGGTTTGTTGAAAAATTCTTTTTTGATTGGGGTATTTCGTATTTTAGAAAAATTTGCCTATCGCCATGCCAGCAAAATTTCGGTGATTGCTGATGGGTTCACCGATAATTTATTAAACAAACAGGTTCCGCCGCAAAAGTTGGTACAGATTCCCAATTGGGTGGATGTGAATTTTATCCGACCTTTGTCCCAAGCCGAGAGTGCTTTTCGTCGGGAAAATCAGTTGCAGGGCAAATTTGTGGTGCTTTATTCGGGCAACATTGCGCTTACCCAGGGCTTGGAAACGGTGGTGGCGGCGGCCGCACAATTGCAGGACTTGCCTGATGTGCGGTTTGTTATTGTGGGAGAAGCCAAGGCTTTAGAAACCCTCAAACAGGAATACCAACCCGGTACCAATGTGTTGCTGCGCCCGTTTCAACCCCGAGAAATGCTGCCGGATATGCTGGCGGCTGCGGATGTGGGATTGGTGGTGCAAAAACGTAATATTTCTTTTAATATGCCTTCCAAAATTCCGGTGATTTTAGCCAGCGGTCGGGCCATTGTGGGGTCGGTGTCTGCCAATGGGTCGGCGGCCCAAGCCATTCGCCGCAGCGGTGGGGGCTTGGTGGTGGAACCGGAAAATCCCGCTGCTTTGGCCGGTGGCATTCGCGAGTTGTACGCAAATCGCGAGAAAACTGCGTATTTGGGACGCCAGGGGCGCGAATATGCGGTGGCTCAGTACAGTTTCGATCGCGCTTTGAGGGAGTATGAGGGGTTGTTTTCTCAATTGATCCCTGGTTGA
- the rsfS gene encoding ribosome silencing factor: protein MAEYSQSQRLTLAADNQQSDDPSWQLATTMATAADERKGGNILLVYVEEVSYLTDYFILVTSYSKAQARAISQSIQEKVEQQYQRQPLRVEGKSEGIWILLDYGEAIVHILQPQQREYYNLEAFWGHAQHIPYSSVVPTGN from the coding sequence ATGGCTGAATATTCCCAATCTCAACGACTCACCCTAGCAGCTGACAACCAACAATCCGACGACCCCAGCTGGCAGCTAGCCACCACCATGGCTACGGCGGCAGACGAGCGGAAAGGGGGAAATATTTTGCTGGTCTACGTTGAGGAAGTATCTTATTTAACCGATTACTTCATTCTGGTAACCAGCTATTCCAAGGCGCAAGCACGCGCTATTTCTCAATCTATCCAAGAAAAGGTGGAACAGCAGTACCAGCGCCAGCCTTTGCGGGTGGAAGGGAAGTCGGAAGGCATCTGGATTCTTTTGGACTACGGAGAAGCGATCGTTCATATTTTACAGCCCCAACAGCGCGAATATTACAATCTAGAAGCATTTTGGGGTCACGCCCAACACATTCCCTACTCTTCGGTCGTTCCTACAGGAAACTAA